The DNA segment TGTAGCGGAACAAAATGAAATCCGAAAAGGAATTGAAGATTTAGAGCAAGGAAAGAGAATTCCATATTCTGACTTTTTGAAAAAGATTTCTTAATGGAAGTGTTTTTGTCTGACCAAGCAGAAATAAAACTTTTGCAACTCAATAATTATTTACTTTATAAATGGAACGCAAAAGTTAGAGATGAATTTATAGAAAAACTTACCCAAAAAATAAATCAAATTTCAACACAACCTGAAAGTTGCCCACAATCTAAAAATTTTGATGGTTTGTATAAATGTGTTGTTACTAAACAAACTACGTTTTACTATAGAATTTTGTTTGATAAAAATGAAATTGAGGTTATTACAATATTTGACACAAGGCAAAATCCTGACAAGTTAAGCAATGAAATTTAGAATATAAAGGAAACCTATTCTTCTTCAGAATCCGAAAACAACTTTTCATCATCCATTTCTTCGTCAGTGGATTTTCCAATTTCGAAAAAACTAAAAATCGAACCTCCATAACTTTTCTTGAACGAAAAATGAGCCAAATGGTCGAGTTTCGTGTATTTGGAATGTTCGATAATCATCATTCCATCTTCTTGAAGTGCTTCTTTTTCGAAAACGGTCAAGACTATTTTATCAAAGGTTTTTTGATCCAAAGCATAAGGAGGATCGGCAAAAATAATGTCGTAAGTGGCTTTGTTTCTTTCCAAAAACTGAAAAACGTCACTTTTGGTTGCGGCAATGTTAAAATCGTATTCCGCAGCAACTTGCTTGATGAATTTTACACAACCAAAATCAGCATCGACTGAGGTAATTGGAGTGCTGCCACGAGAGGCAAATTCGAAACTGATGTTTCCGGTTCCCGCAAATAAATCCAGTATTTTCAAGCCTTCAAAACTGAAATGATTGTTCAAAACATTGAATAATGCTTCTTTTGACATATCGGTTGTGGGGCGAACTGGAAGTCCTTTGGGCGGAAAAATACGTCTTCCTTTATATTTACCTGAAATGATTCTCACGATTGGAATAAAATAAAATGTTTTTGATTTTGGGCAGTTGAAAAGGAATTGTTTTTCTGCAAATTCGATACGTCAAACAAGGAAACATTTCGAATATATTTGAAAGCCAATCGATAAAAATCGTCTTCCTCGGTAATGGTTCCCAGTAATTCCAGTTTGAAATTCTCGGGATTCATATTCAATTGTTCGGCAGTGAAAAGCAAATAGTACAGAAAATCTTCCGGCGTTTGATAATCGAAAGAATTGAATAAAAGCAACTTCTGGTTTTGGACCACAATGATTTCAAAATGTCCGGGATTGAAATTCACGATCATTTTTTTATCATCATTATTTCTAGAAGCTTCCAAAAGTTTGGCAACCAAAATACTGTTGGCGTGTTTGTAATTGAAAGAACCAAATTGGTCAATAAAGAAATTATTGATATTCACATAAGGGATGTAAACCGTATTCATTTGGTAATTCTGGATTTCGTCAAAAGCAAAAAAATCGGTATTGAAAACCTTGGTGTTGTATTGTAAATAGCTTCCCAAGAAGTTCTCGTCAAAAAGCGGTTCTGGTACAAATGTCGAAAGATTGTTGTTGTGAATTACCAAAATCTCGTCATACGAATCCTTTAATTCTGGATTGTTATTGAAAGCATC comes from the Flavobacterium limnophilum genome and includes:
- a CDS encoding type II toxin-antitoxin system RelE/ParE family toxin codes for the protein MEVFLSDQAEIKLLQLNNYLLYKWNAKVRDEFIEKLTQKINQISTQPESCPQSKNFDGLYKCVVTKQTTFYYRILFDKNEIEVITIFDTRQNPDKLSNEI
- a CDS encoding RsmD family RNA methyltransferase, which codes for MRIISGKYKGRRIFPPKGLPVRPTTDMSKEALFNVLNNHFSFEGLKILDLFAGTGNISFEFASRGSTPITSVDADFGCVKFIKQVAAEYDFNIAATKSDVFQFLERNKATYDIIFADPPYALDQKTFDKIVLTVFEKEALQEDGMMIIEHSKYTKLDHLAHFSFKKSYGGSIFSFFEIGKSTDEEMDDEKLFSDSEEE
- a CDS encoding DUF3822 family protein; amino-acid sequence: MSINTTITDKKYKKLSLQVSLTGLSFCVFDTLNNVVLSVNEVHFDTFHKATKIEELFGDAFNNNPELKDSYDEILVIHNNNLSTFVPEPLFDENFLGSYLQYNTKVFNTDFFAFDEIQNYQMNTVYIPYVNINNFFIDQFGSFNYKHANSILVAKLLEASRNNDDKKMIVNFNPGHFEIIVVQNQKLLLFNSFDYQTPEDFLYYLLFTAEQLNMNPENFKLELLGTITEEDDFYRLAFKYIRNVSLFDVSNLQKNNSFSTAQNQKHFILFQS